The following are from one region of the Paenibacillus sp. JZ16 genome:
- a CDS encoding glycosyltransferase gives MVNVISDYYNQFKNDIENLLEDGRFDDANHLIREYRRLDPRNIEIYSVESVVAIMEGNMNRAEQALRMGLTLDKDNPDLWFNFGYFHEIKGDLVGALHCYQNAKKNASEELIVQINDVIVKLSSKGKEIPLEEKECLDNKTTPIVSVLIPTYNMKEYLKEAIDSVLAQDFSNLEIIIADDCSTDGTFEVMSEYKDDSRVRYVQNKVNLGSSINSQQLLYKYAQAKYVLFINHDDYLTQTDYISKAVAILESNQDISLVFANVKIMNTQSPQGFNGTNLNIESRVDGLDYFLNYQKVKYPPIPSTLTSMFRKDDAIRMGCLLEEVYSQDTFLYLKLMLLGDVAFIENHVGVYRVHGENLSNNMPSDRDFSTVEEFERLYTFALAKGMNVEDLELWLQIRIFNYIRWRLTYIWPSNRKYALELLLAIADQYNFAFDSIVSNLQWSNPTK, from the coding sequence ATGGTAAATGTAATTAGTGATTATTACAATCAATTTAAAAATGATATTGAGAACCTCTTAGAAGATGGTCGCTTTGATGATGCAAATCATCTTATTAGAGAATATAGGAGATTAGATCCTAGAAATATTGAAATCTATTCGGTTGAATCAGTAGTTGCAATTATGGAAGGTAATATGAATCGTGCTGAGCAAGCATTACGAATGGGACTTACTTTAGATAAAGATAACCCAGACCTTTGGTTTAACTTCGGATATTTTCATGAAATTAAGGGAGACTTAGTTGGAGCTTTACATTGTTATCAGAATGCAAAAAAAAATGCTTCTGAGGAGCTAATAGTACAAATTAACGATGTAATTGTTAAACTATCGAGTAAGGGTAAAGAAATCCCGTTAGAAGAGAAGGAATGTTTAGATAACAAGACTACCCCAATTGTTAGCGTTCTAATTCCAACGTATAACATGAAGGAATATTTGAAAGAAGCGATAGATAGTGTATTGGCGCAGGATTTTTCTAATTTAGAAATCATCATTGCAGATGATTGCTCCACAGATGGCACCTTTGAAGTGATGAGTGAATATAAAGACGATTCAAGAGTGCGTTACGTTCAAAACAAGGTGAACCTTGGTTCGAGCATAAATTCTCAGCAATTATTATACAAATACGCTCAAGCAAAATATGTATTATTTATTAATCACGATGATTATTTAACACAAACAGACTATATTAGTAAAGCAGTAGCAATATTAGAATCTAATCAAGATATCTCACTCGTGTTTGCTAATGTAAAAATTATGAATACGCAGTCCCCACAAGGTTTTAACGGAACCAATTTAAATATAGAAAGCAGGGTTGATGGTCTCGATTACTTTTTGAATTATCAAAAAGTAAAATATCCACCAATTCCGAGCACACTCACATCGATGTTTCGTAAGGATGATGCAATTCGTATGGGGTGTCTTTTAGAAGAAGTGTACAGTCAGGATACTTTTCTATATTTAAAATTGATGTTACTTGGTGATGTAGCATTTATCGAAAACCATGTCGGAGTTTACAGAGTACATGGCGAGAATTTATCAAATAATATGCCAAGTGATCGAGATTTTTCTACCGTTGAGGAATTTGAAAGACTATATACATTTGCATTGGCAAAAGGAATGAATGTAGAAGATTTAGAGCTTTGGTTGCAAATTAGAATATTTAATTATATACGTTGGAGGCTAACGTACATTTGGCCAAGTAACAGGAAATATGCACTGGAATTGTTACTAGCTATAGCGGACCAATATAACTTTGCGTTTGATTCTATTGTCTCTAACCTGCAATGGTCTAATCCTACTAAGTAA
- the fliB gene encoding flagellin lysine-N-methylase: MYRGECADTCCSGWTVTIDKKTYKKYQKLNDNELRTKLKDNVKRIKTSDIKSDELYARFIMGSNGCCSMLTEDKWCQIQKELGEEALSVTCQSYPRNLNKVDDNLELSARVSCPEVARLALLQPNGIEFESLDFEINPVWPLYRYQDSESSNGIKSYFWPVRMLAIEILQSRQISLGDRMLVLGMFINALQTEINNANESKIPQIIELYQANLKDSNFLASICNLNTNLDVQLQVLFELIKYRTKLGIESDRYLITMKEMIEGFNQVDENSNFDSFKECYKTNFNDYYFPYMQTKEYILENYVVNLVYNLLFPSSDGRNSSLFDEFVIIATLYALLKIHLVGVSGKHKSLDDELVIRVVQSYAKVMEHNNRYIKSVLEELKLNNYYSLAHVSVLVKDMKV, encoded by the coding sequence ATGTATAGGGGGGAATGTGCGGATACTTGTTGTTCAGGGTGGACTGTTACTATCGATAAAAAAACATATAAAAAATATCAAAAATTAAATGATAATGAGTTACGTACAAAGTTAAAAGATAATGTTAAACGAATAAAGACAAGTGATATAAAAAGTGACGAACTGTATGCACGATTTATTATGGGCAGTAATGGCTGTTGTTCCATGTTAACAGAGGATAAATGGTGTCAGATCCAAAAAGAGCTTGGAGAAGAAGCGTTGTCTGTAACTTGCCAAAGTTACCCAAGGAATCTTAATAAGGTTGATGATAATTTAGAACTTTCAGCTAGAGTTTCGTGTCCCGAGGTCGCCAGACTTGCATTATTACAACCTAATGGAATTGAATTTGAGTCACTTGATTTTGAGATAAATCCAGTGTGGCCACTATATAGATACCAAGATTCGGAATCATCTAACGGAATAAAAAGTTATTTCTGGCCAGTTCGTATGCTTGCAATCGAGATCTTGCAATCACGCCAAATAAGCTTAGGGGACCGCATGTTGGTGTTGGGCATGTTTATTAATGCTCTGCAAACAGAAATAAATAATGCGAATGAGAGTAAAATACCGCAGATAATAGAATTATATCAAGCGAACCTAAAGGATTCCAATTTTCTAGCTTCTATCTGTAACTTAAATACTAACTTAGATGTTCAACTACAAGTTCTTTTTGAGCTTATCAAATACAGAACAAAATTAGGGATAGAAAGCGACAGGTATTTAATAACAATGAAAGAAATGATCGAGGGTTTTAATCAAGTGGATGAAAATTCAAATTTCGATTCGTTTAAAGAATGTTATAAAACTAACTTCAATGATTATTATTTTCCTTATATGCAAACTAAGGAATATATTTTGGAAAACTATGTAGTGAATTTGGTATATAATTTGTTGTTTCCAAGCAGTGATGGTAGGAATAGCTCTTTATTTGATGAATTCGTTATTATTGCGACGTTGTACGCTTTATTGAAGATTCATTTAGTAGGAGTATCAGGTAAACACAAATCATTAGATGATGAACTAGTTATTCGAGTTGTTCAATCTTACGCAAAGGTTATGGAACATAATAATCGTTACATCAAATCTGTTCTTGAAGAGCTTAAGTTGAATAATTACTATTCACTGGCACATGTGTCTGTGCTTGTAAAGGATATGAAAGTATAA
- a CDS encoding glycosyltransferase, which produces MKQPISACIMTKNEENVIAQCIDSISPYVEEVIVLDTGSTDKTVEIAKCKKVIVEQTSWNNSFSMVRNELIRIASKPVILMIDADEILVADQQELLQRSYNFIVENNSMIGRLSIINQTEDNETTRSSAARLFSNSTDIFFEGAVHEQIHSKNRSLSYFDTELKVMHDGYSKERVARNNKIQRNLELLFSELRDKPEDSYLNFQIGRTYSVNGEHDKAEHYLNKAYRSANGNEIFHSTIIQTYGWTLLENSKFETLLALLYSAIDRYPDYTDLYFLYGCTLTKMKSVNHIDLIPGIFEACIALGEPDSRKYETVSGVGSYKAFYNLGIFKELTGDKKGAIAAYQESSLENYKPAMDRLQLITNE; this is translated from the coding sequence ATGAAGCAGCCAATATCCGCTTGTATTATGACAAAAAATGAAGAAAACGTTATTGCCCAATGTATTGATTCGATCAGTCCTTACGTAGAAGAAGTAATTGTTCTAGATACCGGCTCTACTGATAAAACAGTAGAGATTGCCAAATGCAAAAAGGTTATTGTAGAACAAACTTCCTGGAATAATAGCTTTTCTATGGTTCGTAACGAACTCATAAGGATTGCCAGCAAACCAGTTATATTAATGATAGATGCAGATGAAATACTTGTGGCTGATCAACAAGAATTATTGCAACGAAGCTATAATTTTATAGTAGAGAATAATAGTATGATTGGAAGATTAAGCATAATTAATCAAACGGAGGATAATGAAACAACAAGATCATCGGCAGCCAGATTGTTCAGTAACAGTACCGACATTTTTTTTGAAGGTGCTGTACACGAACAAATACACTCTAAAAATAGATCACTATCATATTTCGATACTGAATTGAAAGTTATGCATGATGGTTACTCTAAAGAAAGAGTTGCTCGAAATAATAAGATCCAAAGGAATTTAGAATTGTTATTTTCTGAACTACGAGATAAACCAGAAGATTCTTACTTGAACTTTCAAATAGGTAGGACATATTCAGTTAATGGTGAACATGACAAAGCAGAACATTACTTGAATAAAGCGTATAGGTCTGCTAATGGTAATGAAATTTTTCATAGTACCATCATCCAAACGTATGGATGGACATTACTAGAAAATTCCAAATTCGAGACATTACTTGCGTTGCTTTATTCAGCGATAGATAGATACCCTGATTACACGGATCTATATTTTTTGTATGGATGTACCTTAACAAAAATGAAGTCAGTTAATCATATTGATTTAATACCTGGAATTTTTGAAGCGTGTATTGCTCTAGGTGAACCGGATTCAAGAAAATACGAGACAGTTTCTGGGGTTGGATCTTATAAGGCATTCTATAATCTAGGGATTTTCAAAGAATTAACTGGAGATAAAAAAGGGGCTATTGCTGCTTATCAAGAAAGCAGCTTGGAAAACTATAAACCAGCGATGGATAGATTGCAACTGATAACTAATGAATAA
- a CDS encoding IPT/TIG domain-containing protein, giving the protein MHKAILKVLISILACFIIISQLPLQPNAAAANTEAVSVEKRVSPSEILIGEEADVELNVSGSGDVNFVKPNDIILIIDRSGSMLPSNNNGEDKMANAKAAAKGFIDLVDFTKHRVGVVDFSSNVKYKELSNNPDELKNYINGIQASGGTNTQSAIEKSRELLRNHRSEAQPVILLLTDGEATEPAPVENARLKALEQANSAKGESVVFYTIALLKANENPATSAPNQLMKEMATTAHHHHFVLGSVGLAEIYQAIVDEIGVASAYDVIITDTVSPEFEIVPNSYQDNIPQPTVIGNKLEWKFNELKEEKLSLHYKIRHKSGAATGSISVGAEEINVTYKDYTGAPHHFNVSHPVIKVSYPAPIISSIVEDNGLINGGETVAINGENFLDNPKVTFGTKDATSVQFIDSTQIIITTPPGVQGITDVKVTNKDGQFATTTYRYFAIPEITDLNPKIGPIGGGNEIKISGKYFMQGAKVKLGENEAVVKSTTSTLISIIAPSSSEPGKVDVQVVNPDGTETVMPNAYEYLEGPVIHDITPSSGLITGGDSVLITGDHFRDGAVVKFNSYTLQAEYVSSTELKVSTPVWSRAEAVNVVVMNPDGQIATLEKGFNYEYPAPIIEKISPNEGLVTGGDLIVIEGQNFLPESKVLFKDKEISPSYLDKNHLRVRSPQWTTEETVDITVKNPDGKLSKLEQAYTYKLPPVFEVSSISPTSGPLEGGNMIYINGKEFSNTLSVYIDNTKIIHSFISNEQLSIRAPKALEAGKVDLKIVDNYQREVILSDAYEYLAPPPLPEPKILKITPNEMVRTSDEFIFIEGENFQNGASVWLNDFKLSSVSFLSPQQLRFRAPTWSQEETVDVKVMNPDGQSHVLNQSLHFTNPAPDPAPAILSLSPDSGEMTGGYFVFINGNHFKQGAKVYFGGTEVTVSFLSNSQLRVRAPLWTAPEAVVLKVINPDGLEGESTFTFTPPALGPAPQITELSPNKAVLTGGEFVYINGENFNAQSVVKFGNQTISASFLSDKQLRVRVPSWPKAETIEVSVTNPDGQLTTSSLEFILPPPPVITKLTPNHMVLDSAELVLLDGNNLQYGVKAFIADKEVTVSYLSDKQIRFRVPIWSNPETVSVRLVNPDGQSITLAEGITFEPKPMKPAPIVTSITPNTGLKDSNMFVYVNGDNFVEGAKVSVDNSTPVLTSFLSSKQLRFRLPISSKTGPVDVKVINPDGQFIIITQGFTYQ; this is encoded by the coding sequence ATGCATAAGGCTATATTAAAAGTATTAATTTCTATATTAGCCTGTTTTATCATTATAAGTCAGCTTCCCCTTCAACCCAATGCTGCAGCAGCTAATACTGAAGCTGTAAGCGTAGAAAAAAGGGTGTCACCATCCGAGATCTTAATTGGTGAAGAAGCAGATGTTGAATTGAATGTATCAGGATCTGGAGATGTGAATTTCGTAAAGCCTAATGATATTATCTTAATTATTGATAGATCGGGAAGTATGCTACCGAGTAACAACAATGGTGAGGATAAGATGGCTAACGCTAAAGCTGCCGCTAAAGGCTTTATTGATCTAGTGGATTTCACCAAGCATCGTGTTGGTGTTGTTGATTTCTCGAGTAATGTGAAATACAAAGAACTTTCAAATAATCCAGACGAGTTGAAAAACTATATAAATGGTATTCAGGCCAGTGGGGGAACAAATACTCAAAGCGCAATTGAAAAGTCTCGTGAGCTATTGAGGAATCATAGAAGTGAAGCTCAGCCTGTTATATTATTGCTTACGGATGGCGAAGCTACTGAACCCGCTCCAGTAGAAAATGCACGTCTTAAAGCACTGGAACAAGCCAATTCCGCTAAAGGTGAATCAGTAGTTTTTTATACAATTGCTCTTTTAAAAGCTAATGAAAATCCCGCGACTAGCGCTCCAAACCAGTTAATGAAGGAAATGGCTACGACTGCTCATCACCATCATTTTGTCTTAGGGTCTGTGGGATTGGCTGAAATCTATCAAGCTATAGTTGATGAAATTGGCGTGGCTAGTGCTTATGATGTTATTATCACTGACACTGTGAGCCCAGAATTTGAGATAGTACCAAATTCTTATCAGGACAATATTCCACAGCCAACAGTAATTGGGAATAAACTTGAATGGAAGTTTAATGAGCTTAAGGAAGAGAAATTATCTTTACACTATAAAATTCGCCATAAATCAGGAGCAGCAACCGGCTCGATATCTGTTGGTGCAGAAGAAATTAACGTTACTTATAAAGATTATACAGGAGCACCACATCATTTTAATGTGAGCCACCCTGTGATAAAAGTGTCGTATCCTGCTCCTATAATCAGCTCAATCGTAGAGGATAATGGATTAATTAATGGGGGAGAAACAGTAGCTATAAATGGAGAAAACTTCCTTGATAATCCTAAGGTCACTTTCGGAACGAAAGATGCTACTTCGGTTCAGTTTATAGATTCAACCCAAATTATTATTACAACACCACCAGGGGTGCAAGGTATAACTGATGTAAAAGTTACAAATAAAGATGGACAGTTTGCAACTACTACATATAGATACTTTGCTATTCCTGAAATTACTGACCTTAATCCTAAAATAGGCCCTATCGGTGGTGGCAATGAAATAAAAATATCAGGTAAATATTTCATGCAAGGTGCGAAGGTCAAGCTTGGAGAAAACGAAGCAGTTGTAAAAAGTACCACCTCTACGCTTATTTCAATTATCGCACCTAGTTCATCAGAGCCTGGAAAAGTTGATGTCCAAGTAGTTAATCCTGATGGAACTGAGACAGTGATGCCAAATGCTTATGAATATTTGGAAGGTCCAGTCATTCATGATATAACCCCTTCATCTGGATTAATTACTGGTGGCGACAGTGTTTTGATAACAGGTGATCATTTTAGAGATGGTGCAGTAGTTAAATTCAATTCATATACATTACAAGCTGAATATGTCTCCTCAACGGAGTTGAAAGTTTCAACACCAGTTTGGAGTAGAGCGGAGGCAGTCAATGTTGTTGTTATGAATCCTGATGGACAAATTGCAACATTAGAAAAAGGATTTAACTATGAATATCCGGCACCAATAATTGAGAAGATCAGTCCAAATGAAGGATTGGTAACTGGCGGAGATCTTATTGTAATAGAAGGCCAGAATTTTCTGCCCGAGTCAAAGGTACTGTTTAAGGATAAAGAAATTTCGCCAAGCTACCTAGATAAAAATCATTTGAGGGTTAGATCACCACAATGGACGACTGAAGAAACTGTTGATATAACTGTTAAAAATCCTGATGGTAAGTTGTCAAAGTTGGAGCAGGCCTATACTTATAAGCTACCACCAGTATTCGAAGTGAGTTCTATATCGCCAACGAGCGGTCCGCTTGAAGGTGGAAATATGATTTATATAAACGGTAAAGAATTTAGTAATACTTTATCAGTATACATTGATAATACCAAAATTATCCATTCATTTATATCGAATGAACAGCTTTCTATTAGGGCTCCTAAGGCATTAGAAGCTGGTAAAGTAGATTTAAAAATCGTTGATAATTACCAACGAGAAGTCATATTAAGTGATGCTTATGAATATCTCGCTCCACCGCCACTACCAGAACCTAAAATTCTAAAAATAACACCAAATGAAATGGTGAGAACGAGTGACGAGTTTATATTTATCGAAGGTGAAAACTTCCAGAATGGTGCAAGTGTATGGCTGAATGATTTCAAACTTTCGTCTGTATCTTTTCTCAGTCCTCAGCAGCTTCGCTTTAGAGCACCAACATGGAGCCAAGAGGAGACTGTTGATGTTAAAGTAATGAATCCCGATGGCCAGAGTCATGTATTAAATCAATCCCTTCACTTTACAAACCCAGCTCCAGATCCAGCCCCTGCAATTTTGTCGTTGTCTCCTGACTCTGGTGAGATGACAGGTGGGTACTTTGTCTTCATTAATGGTAATCATTTTAAACAAGGGGCAAAGGTGTATTTTGGTGGTACTGAGGTAACAGTTTCATTTCTAAGCAATAGTCAATTAAGGGTGAGGGCTCCTTTATGGACGGCACCAGAAGCGGTTGTTCTTAAAGTCATTAATCCAGATGGATTGGAGGGTGAGTCTACGTTTACTTTTACTCCTCCAGCACTTGGGCCAGCACCTCAAATCACAGAGCTTAGTCCAAATAAGGCCGTTCTTACTGGAGGAGAATTTGTTTATATAAATGGTGAGAATTTCAATGCTCAATCAGTCGTCAAATTTGGTAATCAGACCATCTCGGCATCGTTCTTATCTGATAAACAACTTCGCGTTCGTGTACCATCATGGCCAAAAGCAGAAACCATTGAAGTATCAGTGACAAATCCGGATGGGCAGCTTACTACAAGTAGCTTGGAATTTATTCTTCCTCCTCCGCCAGTAATCACGAAATTAACACCGAATCATATGGTGTTGGACTCAGCAGAATTAGTTTTACTTGATGGTAATAATTTGCAATACGGTGTAAAAGCATTTATTGCAGATAAAGAAGTTACAGTAAGTTATTTAAGTGATAAGCAGATACGTTTTAGAGTGCCGATTTGGTCTAACCCTGAAACTGTATCGGTTAGATTGGTTAATCCTGATGGCCAATCTATAACTCTTGCTGAAGGAATAACATTTGAACCCAAACCAATGAAGCCAGCGCCTATAGTGACTTCTATCACTCCAAATACTGGATTAAAAGACAGTAATATGTTTGTGTATGTTAACGGAGATAACTTTGTTGAAGGTGCTAAAGTGTCAGTGGACAATTCAACTCCAGTACTGACTTCTTTTTTAAGTAGTAAGCAATTAAGGTTTAGATTACCTATTAGTTCCAAGACAGGCCCGGTAGATGTTAAAGTCATTAATCCTGATGGTCAATTTATAATAATAACACAAGGGTTTACGTATCAATAA
- the fliS gene encoding flagellar export chaperone FliS, giving the protein MQNAQHLQYLKVQVETASPGELTLLLYQEIVKSLLKARQLYSQGEYQLMNEVLYKVRDIFNELIITLDLQYDISQNLKQLYLFYNNQIAQFIINKDVSQLDGTLDFAKGLLETWKEALMLLKSDRGSNNV; this is encoded by the coding sequence ATGCAAAATGCTCAACACCTTCAATATCTAAAAGTTCAAGTGGAGACAGCAAGCCCGGGAGAATTGACTTTACTTCTGTATCAGGAAATAGTGAAGTCATTACTAAAAGCAAGACAGTTATACTCCCAAGGCGAATACCAATTGATGAATGAGGTCTTATATAAAGTCAGAGATATTTTTAATGAACTGATCATTACACTGGATTTACAATATGATATTTCTCAAAATCTCAAGCAGTTGTATTTATTCTATAACAATCAGATTGCTCAATTCATCATTAATAAAGATGTTAGTCAACTTGATGGAACTTTGGACTTTGCTAAAGGGTTATTGGAAACCTGGAAAGAAGCCTTGATGCTTCTTAAATCAGATAGAGGTAGCAATAATGTTTGA
- the fliD gene encoding flagellar filament capping protein FliD — MGKKAREGTLYRDSLLTDTLSSLRSALNLPLATSDPNQLKLLSQIGITVKSDYRENGKLELDENKLSDALNNRFDEVVQLFTTPSDTGTDTPENANKRRQELGFAERVYEAVNTQLAKFTKKIGSGSVEALDDSVLGKQLKELGTRESEWQRKLEDIETRYYKKFTAMEKALQKLNSQGSWLASQLG; from the coding sequence GTGGGAAAAAAAGCTAGAGAAGGAACATTATACAGAGATAGTTTGCTCACAGACACCCTCTCGTCTCTAAGATCAGCCTTGAATTTACCTTTAGCTACATCAGACCCCAATCAGTTGAAACTTCTTTCTCAAATCGGTATCACTGTTAAGTCAGATTATCGAGAGAATGGGAAGTTGGAACTTGATGAAAACAAGTTATCTGATGCACTAAATAACCGATTTGACGAAGTAGTACAGTTATTTACGACACCTTCTGATACAGGTACTGACACGCCGGAAAATGCGAATAAGAGGAGACAAGAACTCGGGTTTGCTGAACGAGTATATGAAGCAGTAAACACTCAACTTGCAAAATTCACAAAGAAAATTGGTTCGGGTTCCGTTGAAGCACTAGATGACAGTGTTCTAGGCAAGCAATTGAAGGAGTTGGGAACTAGAGAATCAGAATGGCAGAGGAAACTAGAAGACATTGAAACAAGATATTACAAGAAATTCACAGCCATGGAGAAGGCTCTACAGAAGCTGAACAGTCAAGGATCATGGTTGGCTTCCCAATTGGGTTGA
- the fliD gene encoding flagellar filament capping protein FliD, with amino-acid sequence MAGINGPIRLTGFSGALDTDSLIKDLMRAERLPLDNILKQKQFTVWQREDYRSMNTALLNLRKAVSDLRLESNFESVKASSSNTNILEVISGGSNPSFSQVSVKNLATSASIVGRGVTGSPTEPVNADGSVTITGASGSTNIKITPGVSTMESIVKDINNSSKLTGVKASLDQTTGVLYLSSTTSGGSSKINITSTGTTNALADVFNLDPAKLSVTGEDAEFTVNGSEIIKSSSNNITINGVQVNLRGTGDVTINAVADRSAVTDKVKNFVEKYNEIVDLFSSASSTKKNRSYQPLTTEEKSSMTDKEIELWEKKLEKEHYTEIVCSQTPSRL; translated from the coding sequence ATGGCTGGAATTAACGGGCCTATTAGGTTGACAGGATTCAGCGGTGCCTTAGATACGGATAGTTTAATTAAAGATTTAATGAGAGCTGAGCGTTTGCCATTAGATAATATTTTAAAGCAGAAACAATTTACAGTGTGGCAACGTGAAGATTATCGATCAATGAACACTGCATTACTTAATCTTAGGAAAGCAGTTAGCGATTTAAGGCTGGAATCAAACTTTGAGAGTGTCAAAGCATCATCTTCTAATACCAATATCTTGGAGGTAATATCAGGAGGTTCTAACCCTAGTTTTAGTCAAGTTTCAGTCAAAAACTTGGCTACATCTGCGTCTATTGTTGGAAGAGGAGTCACTGGATCACCTACAGAACCAGTAAATGCAGATGGTTCTGTCACTATAACAGGTGCTTCTGGTTCAACAAATATTAAGATTACTCCTGGTGTCTCTACAATGGAATCGATAGTAAAGGATATTAATAATTCTTCAAAACTCACAGGAGTTAAAGCGAGTCTAGACCAAACTACTGGTGTGTTGTATCTAAGCTCAACTACTTCAGGTGGTTCCTCTAAGATTAATATTACTTCGACAGGAACTACTAATGCTTTAGCTGATGTTTTTAATTTAGACCCTGCCAAGTTGTCCGTTACAGGGGAAGATGCTGAATTTACTGTAAATGGAAGTGAAATAATTAAATCCAGCTCAAATAATATAACTATTAATGGTGTTCAGGTTAATCTTCGAGGGACAGGTGATGTAACTATAAACGCTGTCGCCGATCGAAGTGCAGTTACAGATAAAGTCAAGAATTTTGTTGAGAAGTATAACGAAATTGTTGATTTATTCTCTAGTGCATCTAGTACCAAAAAAAACCGGTCATATCAACCACTCACTACAGAAGAGAAAAGCAGCATGACTGATAAAGAGATTGAGTTGTGGGAAAAAAAGCTAGAGAAGGAACATTATACAGAGATAGTTTGCTCACAGACACCCTCTCGTCTCTAA
- a CDS encoding flagellar protein FlaG — MRVDQSTSPTNLISGLKENLSSNTSFRKETETNKNKGDHTVNELTDKINKKLVESGTHIQVKLHEKTKTIMVLVVADETEEVIREIPKEKMLDIMYNMCVQVGVFLDEKM, encoded by the coding sequence GTGAGGGTTGATCAAAGCACTTCGCCTACGAATCTTATATCAGGGCTGAAAGAAAATCTCTCCTCCAATACGTCTTTTAGAAAAGAGACAGAAACTAACAAAAATAAAGGTGACCATACCGTAAATGAATTGACTGATAAGATAAATAAGAAACTTGTCGAGTCTGGTACCCATATTCAAGTGAAGTTACATGAGAAAACAAAGACTATCATGGTACTTGTTGTAGCTGATGAGACAGAAGAAGTGATAAGGGAAATACCAAAAGAGAAGATGCTTGATATCATGTATAACATGTGCGTACAAGTAGGAGTGTTTTTGGATGAGAAAATGTAG
- a CDS encoding flagellin N-terminal helical domain-containing protein: MRINHNISSYNTQRQLSFNNTQQGKSLEKLSSGYRINRAADDAAGLAISEKMRNQIRGLEQASKNALDGISLIQTAEGALNETHSMLQRMGELFTQAANEVLTTTDTAKIKAEVDQLSAQIDAIANQTQFNTKKLLDGSTATVKFQVGANKGETIDLTLQNMKAATLLVDGASLKDITVDGQTHANASDNLKAVQDAINTVSGARSDLGAVQNRLEHTINNLGTTSENLQAAESRIRDVDMAKEMSEFTKNNILQQAATAMLAQANQQPQGVLQLLR; the protein is encoded by the coding sequence ATGCGTATTAACCACAATATCAGTTCTTACAACACACAGCGTCAATTGTCTTTCAACAACACTCAACAAGGTAAATCCCTTGAAAAGCTGTCTTCCGGCTACCGCATCAACCGTGCAGCTGACGATGCTGCTGGTCTTGCAATCTCCGAGAAAATGCGTAACCAAATCCGTGGTTTGGAGCAAGCTTCGAAGAATGCTTTGGACGGTATCTCCCTGATCCAAACGGCTGAGGGTGCACTGAACGAAACTCATTCCATGCTGCAGCGTATGGGTGAACTGTTTACACAAGCAGCTAACGAAGTGTTGACTACAACGGATACAGCTAAAATTAAAGCTGAAGTTGATCAATTAAGTGCTCAGATTGATGCAATTGCTAACCAGACGCAATTTAACACTAAAAAGCTTCTTGATGGTTCTACAGCAACGGTTAAATTCCAAGTTGGTGCTAATAAAGGCGAAACCATTGACCTTACTTTGCAAAACATGAAGGCTGCTACACTCTTGGTTGACGGAGCATCCTTGAAAGATATCACAGTTGATGGTCAAACTCATGCGAATGCTTCAGACAACTTGAAAGCTGTTCAGGATGCTATCAATACAGTATCTGGCGCTCGCTCCGATCTTGGTGCTGTTCAAAATCGTCTTGAGCACACAATAAATAACTTGGGAACCACTTCAGAAAACCTTCAAGCTGCTGAGTCCCGTATTCGTGACGTAGATATGGCTAAGGAAATGAGTGAGTTTACTAAAAACAACATTCTCCAACAAGCAGCTACTGCGATGTTGGCACAGGCAAATCAACAACCACAGGGCGTATTGCAATTACTGCGTTAA
- the csrA gene encoding carbon storage regulator CsrA translates to MLILSRNKGQKIMINDNIVLSVIEVNGDQVRIGIEAPGNVTIYREEIYEAIKQQNQNAVEFNDDIQNILQGVIPKEKK, encoded by the coding sequence ATGCTGATTCTGTCAAGAAATAAGGGACAGAAAATTATGATTAATGATAACATTGTTCTTTCTGTTATTGAGGTAAATGGTGATCAGGTCAGAATTGGTATTGAAGCTCCTGGGAATGTAACTATATATCGTGAAGAAATTTATGAAGCTATCAAGCAGCAGAATCAAAATGCAGTTGAATTCAATGATGATATACAAAATATATTGCAGGGTGTCATTCCAAAAGAGAAGAAATAA